Proteins encoded by one window of Dyella humicola:
- a CDS encoding SDR family NAD(P)-dependent oxidoreductase produces the protein MKNPRTIIITGASQGIGAGLVSRFLDRGYNVVATSRKVSDSKELPVSDRLVRVDGDVADPATANAVVEAAVKTFGSVDALVNNAGIFIGKPFVDFPIEDYRKLQSINVDGFLFMTQRVVRQMLAQGTGGSIVSITSPLTQNPIAGAMSTVAMITKGGIEAGSRNLAMEYATQGIRVNIVAPGIVDTPMHTDSPKDVIAMMSPIQGISSVDEIADAVVFVTEAPRVTGETIRVDGGGHLGKW, from the coding sequence GTGAAAAACCCACGTACCATCATCATCACTGGCGCCTCGCAAGGCATCGGCGCCGGCCTCGTTTCCCGATTCCTCGACCGCGGCTACAACGTTGTGGCCACCTCACGAAAGGTCAGTGATTCCAAGGAATTGCCTGTTTCTGACCGCCTTGTTCGCGTCGACGGCGATGTTGCTGACCCTGCCACGGCGAATGCCGTTGTCGAGGCAGCAGTCAAAACCTTTGGCTCGGTCGATGCCCTCGTGAACAATGCCGGCATCTTTATTGGCAAGCCGTTCGTCGATTTTCCCATTGAGGACTATCGCAAGCTGCAGTCGATCAATGTGGACGGATTTCTGTTCATGACTCAGCGCGTCGTGCGCCAGATGCTTGCCCAGGGGACGGGTGGAAGCATTGTCAGTATCACCTCGCCGCTCACGCAGAACCCGATAGCCGGAGCGATGTCCACCGTCGCCATGATTACCAAGGGTGGCATCGAGGCCGGCTCGCGTAACCTGGCGATGGAATATGCGACTCAAGGCATTCGCGTGAACATCGTGGCTCCGGGCATCGTGGACACGCCGATGCATACGGATAGCCCGAAGGATGTCATTGCGATGATGTCGCCCATTCAAGGTATTTCGAGCGTCGATGAAATCGCCGACGCCGTGGTCTTTGTCACCGAAGCGCCGCGCGTGACTGGTGAAACGATTCGCGTGGACGGTGGCGGCCATCTGGGGAAATGGTGA
- a CDS encoding nuclear transport factor 2 family protein has translation MSVDIVTSVGQLISLEAIRNLRVLYCHHLDSGRIDSLTQLFTEDAIVQVDRGRWRGREEIHAGLSAAFAEYDVEQRGSYPFVHLVSNQWVELLDENRAEGRCHLQFLLTERAAEANPLVLMGIYADEYRRVDGRWLISRTRLDVIWPRPDVAGGEPGNGLVLPS, from the coding sequence ATGAGCGTCGACATAGTAACGAGTGTCGGCCAATTGATTTCGCTGGAAGCCATCCGAAATCTACGAGTCCTCTACTGCCACCATTTGGACAGTGGCCGGATCGACTCCCTCACCCAGTTGTTTACCGAAGACGCCATTGTCCAGGTGGATCGAGGCCGTTGGAGAGGTCGTGAAGAGATTCACGCCGGCCTTTCGGCAGCCTTCGCCGAGTATGACGTCGAGCAGCGTGGCAGCTACCCCTTCGTTCACCTAGTTTCCAACCAGTGGGTTGAACTACTGGACGAAAACCGCGCCGAGGGTCGCTGCCACTTGCAGTTCTTGCTGACCGAACGAGCCGCCGAGGCAAACCCACTCGTACTCATGGGCATCTATGCCGACGAGTACCGCCGCGTCGATGGTCGTTGGCTGATCAGCCGCACACGCTTGGACGTCATCTGGCCAAGGCCCGACGTCGCTGGTGGTGAACCTGGCAACGGACTAGTGCTGCCGTCCTGA
- a CDS encoding LysR family transcriptional regulator, translated as MEERSSPATRGSFASSYRSLVKSRRKSCARRHHIIRWDNVKNHSQPRENARMLDLNDIAVFVRVARLGSFSRAAQALAMPVSTVSRRISVLEGELGVTLLQRTTRKLSLTEQGRAYLDQCGEPLAQLCAAESVLTQTQKQPEGLLRISVPVVFGKADFHDFLSDFMKAYPLIKVDLFVTNVFLDLIAENIDVAIRFGELRDSTLVAQRIGKSVRYLVATPSYLVDRAPLEKPEDLVEHECVILQGRNNEAEWHLVKGRRHAKVHVHGPFSGRDFESVSAFVYRGHGVGLMSSVYCDEKVANGDLVRLLPDWSSPEILIHAVYPTRRYMPSRLYVFLDALRAWSATFFPA; from the coding sequence GTGGAAGAACGAAGCAGCCCCGCGACGCGGGGCTCCTTCGCCTCTTCCTATCGGTCGCTTGTCAAATCTCGGCGCAAAAGTTGCGCGCGCCGCCATCACATCATTAGATGGGATAATGTGAAAAATCATTCCCAGCCACGGGAAAATGCGCGCATGCTCGATCTCAACGACATTGCCGTCTTTGTACGGGTGGCCCGGCTGGGGAGTTTCAGTCGCGCGGCGCAAGCGCTGGCTATGCCGGTGTCCACCGTCAGTCGCCGGATCAGCGTGCTGGAGGGCGAGCTTGGGGTGACGCTGCTGCAGCGGACCACTCGCAAGCTGAGTCTCACGGAGCAGGGTCGCGCTTATCTTGATCAGTGCGGCGAACCGCTTGCGCAGCTATGCGCGGCCGAGAGCGTGCTGACGCAGACACAGAAACAGCCAGAGGGACTGCTTCGGATTTCGGTACCCGTCGTGTTCGGGAAGGCAGACTTCCACGACTTCCTGTCCGACTTCATGAAAGCCTATCCACTCATCAAAGTGGACCTTTTTGTCACCAACGTGTTTCTCGACCTGATTGCCGAGAACATCGATGTGGCGATCCGATTCGGTGAATTGCGCGACTCCACGCTCGTTGCCCAGCGCATCGGCAAGAGTGTTCGTTACCTCGTGGCAACGCCATCGTACCTGGTGGATCGTGCACCCCTGGAAAAGCCCGAGGATCTCGTCGAGCACGAGTGCGTCATATTGCAGGGGCGAAACAATGAGGCTGAATGGCATCTGGTAAAAGGGCGCAGGCACGCCAAGGTGCATGTGCACGGGCCATTTTCAGGCCGCGATTTCGAGAGTGTCAGCGCGTTCGTCTATCGCGGTCATGGCGTGGGTCTGATGTCATCGGTGTATTGCGACGAAAAGGTCGCTAACGGCGATCTGGTGCGCTTATTGCCCGATTGGTCCTCGCCCGAGATCCTTATTCACGCGGTCTATCCCACGCGGCGATATATGCCGTCGCGACTCTATGTATTTCTGGATGCATTGCGGGCTTGGTCAGCGACGTTTTTCCCCGCCTGA
- a CDS encoding dihydrofolate reductase family protein, translating into MAKLVYGMNQSLDGYVDHQAFAPSPLLFRHFIEQARDLTGSVYGRRMYEIMRYWDEDSPEWGAEERDFAAAWLSQPKWVVSRSLKSVGPNATLVAGDIEAAIRGLKAGLAGEIEVAGPELAQSLTDLGLIDEYRLYLHPVVLGRGKPFFAGPRPPLRFVASELVGEDVIRLTYVPA; encoded by the coding sequence ATGGCAAAGCTTGTCTACGGAATGAACCAGTCCCTGGATGGCTACGTCGACCACCAGGCATTTGCCCCTAGTCCGCTGCTCTTTCGTCACTTCATAGAGCAAGCGCGCGACCTGACGGGTAGTGTGTACGGCCGCCGTATGTACGAGATCATGCGTTATTGGGACGAAGATTCTCCTGAGTGGGGCGCGGAGGAACGCGACTTCGCGGCGGCGTGGCTGAGCCAACCGAAATGGGTCGTGTCGCGCTCGCTGAAGTCAGTCGGCCCGAACGCCACCCTTGTCGCAGGTGACATCGAGGCGGCGATACGGGGGCTGAAAGCCGGGCTCGCTGGGGAGATCGAAGTCGCCGGACCAGAGCTGGCGCAAAGCCTGACCGACCTTGGTCTCATCGACGAGTATCGACTCTACCTCCACCCCGTCGTGCTTGGTCGCGGCAAGCCATTCTTCGCGGGCCCTCGGCCGCCGCTCCGCTTCGTTGCCAGCGAATTAGTCGGCGAGGATGTGATCAGGCTGACGTACGTTCCTGCTTGA
- a CDS encoding antibiotic biosynthesis monooxygenase family protein: MDLVMDNVGPAFCAIYRWRLHPGSEESFVQAWSRVTKLLLTERGSLGSRLHRGPDDVRYSYTQWPSAAAKAEGLARPSVDPEAWQQLRAAIAESLPELILEPVSDFLAPLPQDGFSSSPAN; this comes from the coding sequence ATGGATTTGGTGATGGATAACGTTGGTCCAGCATTTTGCGCCATCTATCGTTGGCGCCTCCATCCGGGCTCCGAAGAGTCCTTTGTGCAGGCTTGGTCGCGGGTCACCAAGTTGCTCTTGACCGAACGGGGGTCGCTGGGCTCACGCCTGCACCGTGGCCCCGACGATGTTCGGTATAGCTATACGCAGTGGCCATCTGCGGCGGCCAAAGCCGAAGGTCTGGCTCGTCCGTCCGTCGATCCGGAGGCCTGGCAACAACTACGAGCGGCCATTGCCGAGAGCTTGCCGGAGTTGATCCTTGAGCCGGTATCTGACTTCCTTGCTCCACTTCCACAAGATGGCTTCTCAAGTAGCCCGGCGAACTGA
- a CDS encoding amidohydrolase family protein, with product MRAPYRKWMASLVMPGALAMLLGATAALGAAEPDHRAVAITNVMIVDVDGGHTVGPRTVLVEDGRIASIGAPGAVRIPDSAQRVDGRGRFLIPGLTDMHVHLFNLSSHRPPNDWSFAMYVANGVTGVRDMRSDAASILLVKRWRSAVDNGELVAPRVLATGIAVHGKSPGDAAAGVDAAAAAGADFIKVFSDVPSTHWRAILAEARSRSLPVVGHVPASVTLLDAANSGQLTSEHLTQAYEACSSAEGKILEERQGLSDDALMSRASSQEAKVLDTFDQAVCRRMAKALATTGQVQVPTLVLADEDSFAQSADHGDDSRWRLLRPDEQVRWQRFLADYTKEDATLADLRWPIAHRIVSIMHQAGVPIMAGTDSPMPGVYPGFALHEELQLLVASGLTPLEALRAATLEPARFLHIEDTSGSVAVGKRADLVLLDADPTKDIRNTQRIRAVMLAGRLLKRSDLDALLNDAAKVKHP from the coding sequence ATGCGCGCTCCCTATCGCAAATGGATGGCGTCCCTGGTGATGCCAGGCGCGCTTGCGATGCTCCTGGGGGCTACAGCGGCATTGGGAGCGGCTGAACCTGATCACCGGGCCGTTGCCATCACGAATGTGATGATCGTCGACGTCGACGGCGGGCACACCGTCGGTCCGCGAACGGTCCTAGTGGAAGACGGCCGCATTGCTTCCATCGGCGCGCCGGGCGCAGTGCGCATACCTGACTCGGCCCAGCGTGTCGATGGTCGGGGACGCTTCTTGATTCCCGGCCTGACGGACATGCACGTCCATCTGTTCAATCTCTCCTCGCACCGCCCACCCAACGACTGGTCATTTGCCATGTACGTCGCCAACGGGGTCACTGGCGTGAGGGACATGCGCTCCGATGCGGCATCGATCCTCCTGGTGAAGCGCTGGCGCTCGGCCGTGGACAATGGAGAACTCGTTGCGCCGCGCGTGCTTGCTACCGGTATTGCCGTGCACGGCAAATCACCGGGCGATGCAGCCGCTGGCGTGGACGCCGCCGCCGCTGCCGGTGCCGACTTCATCAAGGTGTTCTCTGACGTCCCTTCCACGCACTGGCGCGCCATCCTGGCCGAGGCAAGATCTCGATCGCTGCCAGTGGTTGGGCATGTGCCCGCGAGTGTGACGCTGTTGGACGCCGCGAACTCGGGGCAACTTACCAGCGAGCACCTGACACAGGCATACGAGGCCTGCTCATCCGCCGAGGGCAAGATTCTGGAGGAGCGCCAGGGTCTCAGTGACGACGCCTTGATGTCGCGCGCCAGCTCGCAGGAGGCGAAGGTTCTCGATACGTTTGACCAAGCTGTTTGCCGACGCATGGCGAAAGCACTGGCCACTACCGGTCAGGTGCAAGTCCCAACGCTCGTGCTTGCCGACGAAGACTCATTCGCCCAAAGCGCTGACCATGGCGACGATTCCCGCTGGCGACTTCTTCGCCCCGACGAGCAAGTGCGTTGGCAGCGATTCTTGGCGGACTACACGAAGGAAGATGCGACATTGGCAGATCTGCGCTGGCCGATCGCCCACCGCATTGTGTCCATCATGCACCAGGCTGGGGTGCCGATCATGGCAGGCACGGACTCACCCATGCCGGGCGTCTACCCGGGGTTTGCCCTCCATGAGGAATTGCAGTTGCTGGTGGCGTCGGGACTTACGCCGCTTGAGGCACTGCGCGCTGCGACGCTGGAGCCGGCCCGATTCCTCCATATCGAGGACACGAGCGGCTCGGTGGCCGTGGGCAAGCGGGCCGACTTGGTGTTGCTCGATGCTGACCCCACCAAGGACATCCGCAATACCCAGCGTATTCGCGCGGTGATGCTTGCTGGCCGCCTCTTGAAGCGCAGCGACCTTGACGCGTTGCTAAACGATGCTGCCAAGGTGAAGCATCCGTGA
- a CDS encoding serine hydrolase domain-containing protein: MKQIVLIFALLFAPLAWAQSDDLGDFVTSYAQAHKFNGTILVQKPGQPALAKNFGMANIALKVPNTRQTRFKIASITKLFTSVLIMQLYEQGKLDLDRPFKAYLPDYTGPAADQVTIHQLLDHTSGLPNIDNVKDAADAIEHGLPVYQVPYTSDQLLSKFCSGALVNVPGKVFDYNNADYIVLGKIIEHVVGQPFDQVLKTRILQPLQLKNTGMLHQYEIIDGLADTYFYRDDLKALANDLPVYPENWYSAGAMYSTSDDLLAFTNALFGLKLIKQTTLDVMLKPGLDDYAFGAWSYETKVNGKPHPIMKRPGRIMGAQTQLLHVRDQNITIVILSNTGTTDLDEFVAAIAKRAID; the protein is encoded by the coding sequence ATGAAACAGATCGTCTTGATCTTTGCGCTGCTCTTTGCGCCGCTTGCATGGGCCCAGTCAGATGACCTCGGCGACTTCGTGACGAGCTATGCACAAGCGCACAAGTTCAACGGCACGATCCTCGTGCAGAAGCCCGGTCAGCCGGCACTTGCCAAGAATTTCGGCATGGCCAATATCGCGCTCAAGGTGCCAAACACGCGGCAAACAAGATTCAAGATTGCGTCCATCACCAAGCTGTTCACTTCGGTGTTAATCATGCAGCTCTACGAGCAAGGGAAGCTCGATCTCGATCGCCCGTTCAAGGCCTACCTGCCCGACTACACTGGGCCGGCGGCCGATCAGGTGACTATTCACCAGCTGCTCGATCACACCTCCGGCTTACCGAATATCGACAACGTCAAAGACGCTGCCGACGCCATCGAGCACGGTCTTCCCGTGTATCAAGTGCCCTACACAAGCGACCAGCTGTTGAGCAAATTCTGCAGCGGTGCGTTGGTCAATGTCCCGGGCAAAGTATTCGACTACAACAACGCTGATTACATTGTGCTCGGCAAGATCATCGAGCACGTCGTGGGACAACCGTTTGACCAGGTGCTAAAGACGCGAATCTTGCAGCCGTTGCAATTGAAGAACACCGGCATGCTGCATCAGTACGAAATTATCGATGGACTGGCGGACACGTACTTCTATCGTGATGATCTGAAAGCGCTGGCCAATGACTTGCCCGTGTATCCGGAGAACTGGTATTCCGCGGGGGCGATGTATTCCACCAGTGATGACCTGCTTGCGTTTACCAACGCGCTGTTCGGGCTCAAGCTGATCAAGCAAACCACCCTCGACGTCATGTTGAAGCCCGGCCTCGACGATTACGCCTTTGGCGCGTGGTCATACGAGACCAAGGTCAACGGCAAGCCGCACCCGATAATGAAGCGCCCCGGTCGCATCATGGGTGCTCAGACACAACTGCTTCACGTGCGTGACCAGAACATCACGATCGTGATCCTTAGCAACACCGGCACCACCGATCTGGATGAATTCGTGGCGGCCATCGCCAAACGTGCCATCGACTAG
- a CDS encoding metallophosphoesterase family protein: protein MKREKSKSGGTKRPQAHAEAPVVADPAPSMHRSVDRTIGYPVFAQPQPTPDPTYFRVSHSNTSDDAAYKAIDALNAAHKLHALPFPKPRGGVEPRLTMNDVLGGNDAVVQDIVKAGQLVFHSTGDCGSTRGPKEQSAVTDKMVSDFNETRREEIPQFNFLLGDIVYSFGEVTYYYDQFYEPYRDYPAPILAVAGNHDGMVSPLAHAKSLEAFQRNFCAEAFAVTPEAGGLSRTAQIQPGVFFTFEAPFVRIIALYSNTLEDPGVIADANVGNSQLAFVEAALKRVKAEKYKGALLFLDHHPPYTVSRHGWSIQLQKQLDDLCDKIGVWPHAFLSGHAHNYQRFTRTRADGSQIPYVVCGNGGHNVQKLNISGLRAPQIIQNASRNANKIVLESYDDTNYGYLRVIVDDKQLRIEYHPATDGKDTKTPDDFVTVNLTTRILEHYVANDLGMPAAAAQVGALQKDQAKPKKGSRR from the coding sequence ATGAAGCGCGAGAAGAGCAAGTCCGGCGGGACTAAGCGTCCGCAGGCCCATGCCGAAGCACCGGTAGTCGCTGATCCAGCGCCCTCAATGCATCGTTCGGTGGACAGAACTATTGGCTACCCCGTATTTGCCCAACCGCAACCGACGCCGGATCCAACCTATTTTCGGGTCAGCCACTCCAATACGTCAGATGACGCAGCCTACAAGGCCATCGACGCTCTCAACGCCGCGCACAAACTGCATGCGCTGCCGTTTCCGAAGCCACGCGGAGGTGTTGAACCGCGCCTTACCATGAACGACGTCCTGGGTGGCAACGACGCCGTCGTGCAAGACATCGTCAAGGCCGGACAACTCGTTTTCCATTCGACAGGCGATTGTGGAAGTACGCGCGGCCCCAAGGAGCAAAGCGCTGTCACGGACAAGATGGTTAGCGACTTCAACGAAACGAGGAGAGAGGAGATACCGCAATTCAATTTCCTTCTCGGCGACATTGTCTACAGCTTCGGTGAGGTCACCTACTATTACGATCAGTTCTATGAGCCGTATCGCGACTACCCGGCGCCGATACTCGCCGTAGCCGGAAATCACGACGGCATGGTCTCGCCGCTGGCGCACGCGAAATCGCTCGAAGCGTTCCAGCGCAACTTCTGCGCAGAGGCCTTTGCCGTGACCCCCGAGGCCGGCGGCTTGTCGCGTACGGCGCAAATACAGCCAGGGGTGTTCTTTACTTTTGAGGCGCCATTCGTCCGGATTATCGCTCTCTACAGCAATACGCTGGAGGATCCGGGCGTTATTGCCGATGCAAATGTCGGTAATAGCCAGCTCGCCTTTGTCGAGGCAGCCCTCAAGCGAGTCAAGGCGGAGAAATACAAAGGCGCGCTGCTCTTCCTCGATCACCACCCGCCGTACACGGTGTCTCGTCACGGATGGAGCATTCAACTTCAAAAGCAGCTGGACGATTTGTGCGACAAGATTGGCGTTTGGCCGCACGCCTTCTTGTCCGGGCATGCACACAACTATCAACGCTTCACGCGCACACGAGCGGACGGCTCTCAGATCCCGTACGTGGTTTGCGGTAACGGTGGGCATAACGTCCAGAAGCTCAACATCTCGGGTCTGCGTGCCCCACAAATCATTCAGAACGCATCTCGCAACGCCAACAAGATCGTCCTCGAGAGTTACGACGATACGAATTACGGCTATCTGCGGGTTATCGTCGACGACAAGCAATTGCGCATCGAATATCACCCAGCAACCGATGGAAAGGACACGAAGACGCCGGATGACTTTGTGACCGTCAACCTCACGACACGAATTCTGGAGCACTACGTTGCGAATGATCTCGGGATGCCAGCGGCGGCGGCGCAGGTAGGGGCATTGCAAAAGGATCAGGCCAAGCCCAAGAAGGGGAGCCGTCGCTAA
- a CDS encoding FG-GAP repeat domain-containing protein: protein MSKHHGRFGGIALSFLLAASWSHSAAASNPPVAQMAATSTSITSPVVSFGTLPALQVSTPKPGSNYVPGDFNGDGTSDLLWFNPILSQVGYWTMNATTVGVPFSGGGVTRVGMASYAVTPGYFIGAVGDFNNDGYGDLVFTSANHDLWLWTNDQHGHWQSTEIGTYPSQWQLVGAGDIDGDGYDDLLWLDPSECKFAYWTMKGAVRTGYRVIDIACGYYPIGIGYYQPSNRLSILWSSAANDLYIWDSKPAGFVSYNLSSYVGSMANIWALGGGYMGNGMGIEYYQANSNSPGGLATGSIFSRIFDARGNQTGFQGGMNWDGGASPLGSGGYVIQGNGVNATGLYSIEQASNTITTGGLPGSDIIFSGNAPTLTNYVKWTYPVGWWVVGAPANGTANPANW from the coding sequence ATGTCCAAGCATCACGGCCGCTTCGGCGGCATCGCTTTGTCGTTCTTGCTTGCCGCGTCTTGGTCACATAGCGCGGCTGCTTCTAACCCACCAGTGGCTCAGATGGCGGCCACCTCCACGAGCATAACGTCACCCGTGGTTTCATTCGGCACCTTGCCAGCCCTTCAGGTATCGACACCGAAGCCGGGAAGTAACTATGTCCCGGGTGACTTCAATGGCGACGGCACGTCGGACCTGCTGTGGTTCAATCCCATCCTCAGTCAAGTTGGCTATTGGACGATGAACGCCACGACCGTGGGCGTACCATTTTCAGGCGGTGGCGTGACTCGCGTCGGAATGGCTTCGTATGCGGTGACTCCCGGTTATTTCATTGGCGCCGTGGGGGACTTCAACAACGATGGTTACGGCGACCTCGTATTCACCAGTGCCAATCACGATCTTTGGCTGTGGACCAATGATCAGCACGGTCATTGGCAGTCCACCGAGATAGGTACGTATCCCAGCCAGTGGCAGTTGGTCGGTGCAGGCGATATCGACGGCGATGGCTATGACGACCTGCTGTGGCTCGACCCCTCGGAGTGCAAGTTCGCCTACTGGACGATGAAGGGCGCGGTCCGAACCGGCTATAGGGTCATCGATATCGCCTGTGGCTACTATCCCATTGGCATCGGGTATTACCAGCCGTCCAATCGCCTTAGCATTCTGTGGTCCAGCGCCGCCAATGATCTCTACATATGGGACAGCAAGCCGGCCGGGTTCGTCTCCTATAACCTCAGCAGCTACGTGGGAAGCATGGCCAATATCTGGGCCTTGGGCGGCGGTTACATGGGCAACGGCATGGGCATCGAGTACTACCAGGCCAATAGCAATTCGCCAGGTGGCCTCGCCACGGGCAGCATTTTTTCTCGCATCTTTGATGCTCGGGGCAACCAGACCGGTTTTCAGGGCGGCATGAACTGGGACGGCGGCGCGTCACCCTTGGGTTCGGGTGGCTACGTCATCCAGGGCAATGGCGTTAATGCCACCGGCCTGTACTCCATCGAACAGGCAAGCAATACGATCACTACGGGCGGCCTGCCTGGGTCCGATATCATTTTTTCGGGTAACGCACCGACCTTGACCAACTATGTCAAGTGGACCTACCCCGTCGGTTGGTGGGTCGTCGGTGCCCCCGCCAATGGAACAGCCAACCCGGCTAACTGGTAA
- a CDS encoding FG-GAP repeat domain-containing protein, with protein MVKEVLERALLLSVCLMLSPVARASDSAGVIPYIDMHPRAETVAAAERSFPAAQTSLCLGEACSGPSITAASIPRALAASTRPSTATCINSSGQHAAVPYDINGDCISDLLWMNDETHQFGWWLLDPISYPNGTITTQVSQLISVSPGYWIAATGDFNNDGLADLIWTSNSRDLYLWTSHGSGFDPAYIGTYPAGWTLVGAADIDGDGYDDLIWENQSACEFGYWLMKGTQVVNRTTISVTCGYHIAFIETAFDSPNGTTPAIYWQGQVSQSGTAPTYLWLPQNQTLNASFFGYLSGNWTFVAGLLQRNSLGAMEPLTVFDTVASDTSNTLVWTSNWIVAGGGGQQSLMPGYQVVAAGHFTYSACNCMPNNQEILWANSAGKLDVWTIDTTNPQGNPVIYNYLKGEAYSLPDFPAGSGWHVVRPGLQN; from the coding sequence ATGGTCAAGGAAGTCCTTGAGAGAGCCCTGCTGCTCTCCGTATGCCTGATGCTGTCGCCTGTCGCGCGTGCCTCTGACAGCGCTGGCGTAATTCCGTACATCGACATGCATCCGCGAGCCGAAACGGTGGCCGCGGCGGAACGCTCTTTCCCTGCGGCCCAAACATCGCTCTGTCTCGGCGAGGCATGCAGTGGTCCGTCGATAACAGCGGCTTCAATCCCACGGGCCCTGGCGGCCAGCACGCGGCCGTCGACGGCGACCTGTATCAATAGCAGCGGACAACACGCTGCGGTGCCTTACGACATCAACGGGGATTGCATATCCGATCTGTTGTGGATGAACGATGAGACGCATCAATTTGGTTGGTGGTTGCTCGACCCCATCTCATATCCCAATGGAACGATTACCACGCAAGTTTCGCAGCTCATTTCTGTATCGCCCGGTTACTGGATAGCTGCTACGGGTGATTTCAACAATGACGGCCTGGCCGATCTGATCTGGACCAGCAACAGTCGCGACCTCTACCTCTGGACCAGCCATGGTTCTGGGTTCGATCCCGCATACATTGGCACTTACCCTGCGGGCTGGACCTTGGTCGGCGCCGCCGACATCGACGGTGATGGCTACGACGATCTGATCTGGGAAAACCAAAGTGCCTGCGAATTCGGCTACTGGTTGATGAAAGGAACCCAGGTGGTAAATCGCACGACAATCTCCGTGACCTGTGGCTACCACATCGCTTTCATCGAGACCGCATTCGACTCACCCAATGGCACAACACCGGCGATCTACTGGCAAGGACAAGTCAGTCAGAGCGGCACGGCGCCTACCTATCTGTGGTTACCTCAGAACCAGACGCTGAATGCGTCATTCTTTGGATATCTATCCGGAAACTGGACATTCGTTGCCGGGCTGCTGCAGCGAAACAGCCTTGGTGCAATGGAGCCGCTGACTGTGTTTGACACCGTCGCCTCTGACACCAGCAATACATTGGTGTGGACGAGTAACTGGATCGTCGCGGGGGGTGGAGGCCAGCAATCCTTGATGCCCGGTTATCAGGTGGTCGCTGCTGGTCATTTCACCTACTCCGCGTGCAATTGCATGCCGAATAACCAAGAAATACTGTGGGCCAACAGCGCGGGCAAGCTCGATGTGTGGACCATAGACACTACCAATCCGCAAGGTAACCCGGTGATCTACAACTACCTGAAAGGCGAGGCATACTCCTTGCCTGACTTTCCTGCCGGCAGCGGTTGGCATGTCGTCAGGCCTGGCTTGCAAAATTAG